In Ectothiorhodospiraceae bacterium 2226, a single window of DNA contains:
- a CDS encoding outer membrane protein transport protein, protein MSNRGGLATAVAFALAAPGAAWATNGMNLEGYGAVAAGMGGAALAYDNGTAALMNNPATLGFMAQGHRIDAAVGVLGPDVTSRADGAPSAESRGTRYVMPAVGWARKQGRYTYGLAVFAQGGMGTDYAADSFLAMGSGDRVLSELGVGRVMAPLVFEVNETLSVGGSVDFVWAGLDLMMAAPGAQLGAMMSNPYDMYADPAMQGTLGSAQWARIDFRDSNDFRGAAYSTGIAGKLGVAYRPTEALSFGATYHSKTDLRDMEASNARLSAEGGFEEHGTIRVRDFQWPETYGVGAAYQAARWMVAADVMRIHWADVMQDFRMSYASDSGGFDITMPQNWRNQTVYRVGGAYRATPRVTLRAGFNYGKNPIPDQDMNPLFPATTERHYTAGLGYELSAAQTLNFALAYAPEVTRTNGQGVTVDHSQTNWQLMYSHRF, encoded by the coding sequence ATGAGTAACAGAGGGGGACTGGCGACCGCCGTTGCGTTCGCGCTGGCGGCGCCGGGCGCGGCGTGGGCGACCAACGGTATGAACCTCGAGGGTTACGGCGCGGTCGCCGCCGGCATGGGCGGTGCAGCGCTGGCCTACGACAACGGCACCGCGGCGCTGATGAACAACCCCGCCACGCTGGGATTCATGGCGCAGGGCCATCGTATCGACGCCGCCGTGGGCGTGCTGGGGCCCGATGTGACCTCGCGTGCCGACGGGGCGCCATCCGCGGAGTCGCGCGGGACGCGCTACGTCATGCCGGCGGTCGGTTGGGCGCGCAAGCAGGGGCGCTATACCTATGGCCTGGCCGTGTTCGCCCAGGGCGGCATGGGCACCGATTACGCGGCCGACAGCTTTCTGGCCATGGGCTCCGGCGATCGTGTGTTGTCGGAGCTCGGCGTGGGGCGCGTGATGGCGCCGCTGGTGTTCGAGGTGAACGAGACCTTGAGCGTCGGCGGCAGTGTCGATTTCGTTTGGGCGGGGCTGGACCTGATGATGGCGGCGCCCGGCGCGCAGCTCGGCGCGATGATGAGCAACCCCTACGACATGTATGCGGACCCGGCGATGCAGGGGACGCTCGGTTCCGCGCAATGGGCGCGTATCGATTTCCGGGACAGCAACGATTTTCGCGGCGCGGCGTACAGTACCGGTATCGCCGGCAAACTCGGCGTCGCCTATCGGCCGACCGAGGCCCTGAGCTTCGGCGCGACCTATCACTCGAAAACCGATCTGCGCGATATGGAAGCGAGCAACGCACGGCTGAGCGCCGAGGGCGGCTTCGAAGAACACGGGACCATTCGGGTGCGTGACTTCCAGTGGCCGGAGACCTACGGCGTCGGCGCGGCCTACCAGGCGGCGCGCTGGATGGTCGCGGCGGACGTCATGCGCATCCATTGGGCGGACGTCATGCAAGACTTCCGCATGAGTTACGCGAGCGACAGCGGCGGGTTCGACATCACCATGCCGCAGAACTGGCGCAACCAAACGGTCTATCGAGTCGGCGGCGCTTATCGGGCGACGCCGCGGGTGACACTGCGGGCCGGGTTCAACTACGGCAAGAACCCCATCCCCGATCAAGACATGAATCCCTTGTTCCCGGCGACCACCGAGCGCCACTATACCGCCGGCCTCGGTTATGAGTTGAGCGCGGCACAGACGCTGAATTTCGCTCTGGCCTATGCACCCGAGGTGACGCGCACCAATGGCCAGGGCGTCACCGTGGATCACAGCCAAACCAACTGGCAGCTGATGTACAGCCACCGCTTTTGA